The DNA sequence GTTATCAGTGTCATATATGTTGGCATTCAGAAACAACAGTGACCTTTGCCACCACTTATGGTTATAATCCTATATCACTAACTATCTTGTTATAGAAAGGCTTTAATCGTTAATGGATATTACTATCACTCCTCTGGCATCTTCAACTCTTTGGTCAGCCGATATAACACCCACAACCTGCTCAGAAAATCTGCTTGATTGGCTTTTAGATCAGAACTCTTTAACGCGTAAGCTACAAGCTTTATCAGCAGACTTTAAGGTAAAGGTCAGGCAGCAAGTGACTTTAAGCCACAGTAAAGATTTACTTTCTCCCTATTTTTCTGAAGAAAATAAGGTCTTAGTGCGTGAAGTACTTTTAGTTTGTGATAATAAACCGGTGGTATTTGCTCAAACTGAAATCCCGTTTAGTACCTTAACTGATCAGCAGGCAAAACTGGCGGAAATTGGCACAGATTCATTAGGCACATTTTTATTTCAAGATCCGAGCATGAGACGCGATAAAATTGAAGTTGCACAGTTCCCGGTGTATTCTGCTGTGCATCAACTGTGCATTGATCTTAATCAAGAGGTTGATTTCCCCCTGTGGGGAAGACGTTCTCTTTTTTATGTTAATAACAAACCGTTATTGGTCAGTGAAGTCTTTTTACCTGCTTCAGGCATCTATTTACCATGAATTTTTTTTGCAAAGAAAAACGCCAGGCCTACGTAGAATTAATGCGTATTAACAAACCCATTGGCACCCTTTTATTACTCTGGCCAACCCTCTGGGCATTGTGGATAGCCGCTCAGGGATTTCCTGATCTGGGTGTGTTAATCGTATTTTCAGCTGGTGTTTTTTTAATGCGCAGCGCAGGGTGTGTGATTAATGATTTTGCAGATCGTAACATTGATGGTTTTGTCGAGCGTACCAAACACCGCCCATTACCCTCCGGTCGCGCCACCAGCACAGAAGCGATTATTCTTTTTTTCATACTTGCCATCGTTTCTTTCTTATTGGTGCTGACCCAAAACAGTTTAACCATTCAGTTGTCCTTTGCGGGTTTACTACTGGCCTTTGCCTACCCTTTTATGAAGCGTTTTACGCAGTTACCGCAACTTGTATTAGGTCTCGCTTTTAGTTGGTCTATCCCCATGGCATTTGCGGCACAGGCGAACGCATTACCTGCTGTGGTTTGGATTATCTTTGCGGTTAATATTATTTGGACTATCGCTTACGATACCCTTTATGCCATGGTGGACAGGGAAGATGATCTTAAAATAGGCGTGAAATCCACTGCTATTTTATTTGCCAGCAATGACAAGATAATTATTGCTTTATTACAACTGACTAGCCTGATTTTATTAAGCCTATTAGGCTGGTTGGAAGATTTAAATTGGATCTACTTTATTGCCCTGCTGGTAGTTGGCGGTTTATTTTTAAGGCAACAACTGCAGATAAAAAACCGCGAAAAAACTGCTTGTTTTAAAGCTTTTCTAGACAATAATTATGTTGGATTCGTTATTTTTGCTGGCTTGTTTTTGGGTTATTTATAGTTTCTGGATTATCTATAATAGATCAACAGCAGAATCGCGCCTTTAGGCAGGCTAAATAATAAGCGC is a window from the Psychromonas ingrahamii 37 genome containing:
- a CDS encoding chorismate--pyruvate lyase family protein, coding for MDITITPLASSTLWSADITPTTCSENLLDWLLDQNSLTRKLQALSADFKVKVRQQVTLSHSKDLLSPYFSEENKVLVREVLLVCDNKPVVFAQTEIPFSTLTDQQAKLAEIGTDSLGTFLFQDPSMRRDKIEVAQFPVYSAVHQLCIDLNQEVDFPLWGRRSLFYVNNKPLLVSEVFLPASGIYLP
- the ubiA gene encoding 4-hydroxybenzoate octaprenyltransferase codes for the protein MNFFCKEKRQAYVELMRINKPIGTLLLLWPTLWALWIAAQGFPDLGVLIVFSAGVFLMRSAGCVINDFADRNIDGFVERTKHRPLPSGRATSTEAIILFFILAIVSFLLVLTQNSLTIQLSFAGLLLAFAYPFMKRFTQLPQLVLGLAFSWSIPMAFAAQANALPAVVWIIFAVNIIWTIAYDTLYAMVDREDDLKIGVKSTAILFASNDKIIIALLQLTSLILLSLLGWLEDLNWIYFIALLVVGGLFLRQQLQIKNREKTACFKAFLDNNYVGFVIFAGLFLGYL